GGTCGTCAGTGCCGTTGATGACGTGCTCCTCCGCGGCCCAGGCGCCCAGATCGATCAGGCGGCAGCGAGGCGAACAGAAAGGCCGGTCCGGAAAGTTGGTATCCCAGCTCACTGGCGCCTTGCAGGTAGGGCATTCGACCGTCAGGGTCATGTGCTGGCTCCTTGTGCGAGGGTAAGGTAATGCCTGTGCAGTGTATCCACCTGTGCATGCAGGGCAGCAAGGTCACGGTCGTTCACGATGACGTCATGCGCATGGCGCAGGCGCTCCTCTCGTTCTGCCTGAGCCTGCATGATGGCCTTGACCTGGGCTTCCGGCACTTGGTCGCGCTGCATCGTGCGACTGATCTGAATGGCCTCCGGGGCATCAATAACCAGAATTCGTCGGACCAGATTGCGTTGCGTCGACTCCACCAACAAAGGAGATACCAGCAATGCATAGGCTGACTTGCTGGCAGCCAGATCGGCTGCAATCTCATCTCTGATCAGCGGGTGCAGGAGCTGCTCAAGCCATTTACGCTCCGCCGGGTCTGCAAAGACGAGGCGACGTAACTCTGCACGATTCAACGCACCTGAGTTGTCCAGAACATGTTGACCAAAGCGATCGACAATTCGGTGCAATGCCGGTCGACCGGGCTCTACGACAACACGGGATTTGTGATCGGCATCGACGACATGGATTCCGTGCGCTTGGGCAAAACGGTCAGCCGCTGCACTTTTGCCGCTACCAATGCCGCCAGTGAGACCAATAATGAAGGGCAATGCTGGGTGTGTTTCTGTCATTCACGTTCAGCCAAGCAGCTTCATCGCTGCTTCCATCTCGGCGGACAAATCCTCGTCCTCTTCTTCCTGGTCGGTTTCCAGACCCAGTTTGGCAAAGGCCGGAACCTCGCTCCAGTCCATGCTGGCCAGCGGGTGGTCGCTGCCTGACAGGCTTTGCAGCAGGGCAACCTGTACGATATCAGCGTAATCAATCTCGGGTGCGCTGCGATAGAAATCCAGGTGCAGGGTGGGAATGTGGCGCAGCGGCGCAGGGAAGTCCCAGGCTTCGAGAATCCGGTCGCCAATAGTGGCGTGGATGCTGTCAATGATGCTGTCCAGGGTCTGTGGGTCGGCGAGCAGCTCGTCGTGTTCTTCGGCATAGCTGAGAATCGGCAGCACGCCGATCTGGTGTACCAGGCCGGCGAGGGTTGCCTGGTCAGGTTTTAGCTTGGTGTAATGGCGACACAGCACATGGCTGATTCCGGCAACTTCGATGCTGCGATTCCAGACCGCACGCATTTTCTGGTCAATCAATTCAGACGTGGCCTGAAACATCTGTTGCATGGCCAAGCCTGTGGCCAGGTTGGCGGTGTAGGTGATACCGAGCCGGCTGACCGCCATACTCAGATCAGTGATCTCGTTGCGGGTCCGGAGCAGGGGGCTGTTGACCACCTTGATCAGGCGCGCGCTCAAGGCTGCGTCGGTACTGATTTCCTTGACCAGGTGGGGAATGCTGACATCAGGGTCTTCTGCTGCCTCACGCACACGCAGAGCCACTTCCGGCAGAGTGGGTAGAACCAGTTGGTCCTTTTTCAACAGTTCCAGCAGCTCATCTTGCACGCGTTGGGCCAGGTCAGTCATGGATGCTCCCTTGTGCCGCCGGTTCAGGCCGGGCGGGCTTCACTTTCCAGTTTGTACGGCAGATCAGCCAGGGTCAGCAGTGGCCCGTCGCAATCAGCCAGACTCAATTCCCCTGATTGTGCCGCATCTGTTTGCACTACTGCCAGTATTTCCACCATTTTCTCACTGCGTGCAGCCATAACCACCTCGCCAACGCTGCGCCCTGAACTACGATCGACAATCTCGGCTGCAGGGGGCGGGCAATGCGTTCCGGTCAGTAAAAGCCGGAACATGCGCCGTTTGAGCTTGCCCAGATACTGCATGCGGGCAACGATTTCCTGGCCGGTATAACAGCCCTTTTTGAAACTGACTCCACCCAGGGCCTGAAGGTTGAGCATTTGCGGGATGAAGTGTTCAAATGTCGGCCCGCTGACCCAGCCCACACCGGCGCGTACCTGGTACAGCAACCACTGGTTCAGGTGGGCAGGTTCGGCGTGCTCGAGCAGGCAGTTGATTTGATCTGCGGCGTGATCGCGGGGCAACCAGAGCTCGGCAGCCGCTGCCGCCAGTCGAATGACCAACCCGCCAGACTGGCGGCTGATCTCATTGTCGGCCTCTGGCCAGGCAAGGTTCAGCGCTGCCAGTGCTGGCGTGATCTGGTCACCCCAAAGAGCCAGGCGTAACCAGTCAGCACTGACATCATTGATCTCGGCCTTGAAAAAAGCGGCATACTTGTTCAGGTCGGCCAGTTGCGCCGGAACCAGCGCCTTGTCCAGGCTGAGCAGATAGCCATCGGCGCTATCGTGGAGCAGGCGGAAGCTGGATTGCATGCGGCCTTTGGGGTTGCAGCGAGCACCAAGGGTGCTCAATCGGGCGGGCAGTTGTTTGACGTCGCAGGTCAATTGGCCTTGCATGAAGCGTTCGCTGTCCGGGCCTTTTACCTGTAACACGGCTTCACGGGCAAGCAGGCTGACAGCGGTGGCCGGCAGGGCAAGCTCATCAGTGCAGGTCAGGCGGCTGTGCAGGGCGGGGCTGTTTTCAATCTCGTCGCTCATGGTGAAGCTGGCTCGTTATGGGTGGTTACAGGATGTACGGTGACCGACTCCGCAGAGGCATTGGTTACGGTTATACTAGTATTTGAGTGCAAATACTGCGGTTTCAACCCTGGGCGGAGAATTAGATGTCGGCTGATGATATTGAACTGAAGCGATTGTTTTGGCACAGCCGGCGCGGCATGCTTGAGCTGGATGTCTTGCTGGTGCCTTTCCTGCAAGAAGCTTATTCAGCCCTGGCTAAAGAGGATCAGGCCCGTTACCGTCAACTGTTGGAGTGTGAGGATCAGGACATGTTTGGCTGGTTCATGCAAAGGTCCGAGCCGGAAGATCCAGATCTCAAACGCATTGTCAGGATAATACTCGATCGTGTCCAACCCGACTGAACCACTGCTGTTACAACGCCAGCCCTCGCGCTGGTTGGGTGCCTTGCTGTTGCTGGCCACCTTGCTGGGGTGCCTGGCGCTGTATCGCAGCAATCTGCCGCTGGCGACTGCCATGCTCGGCATGCTCGTCTTGCTGGGCATTTGTCGCTGGCTGTGGCCGCGACAGGTCAGTCTGCGACATGCCCACTCGGTCACGGGCCTGCGTTTTGACAGCCAGGGCTGGCACGTTTTGCGTCGCGATGGCAGTGAAACCAGCGCCAACTTGCTGGGCGATACCTTTGTCAGTGCACTGCTGACCGTGGTGCGCCTGCGTGAACCGGGCCGCTGGTGGTCGCTGAGTGTGGTTCTGCCTGCTGACGCCGCTTCGGAAGATGCACTGCGTCG
This sequence is a window from Halopseudomonas salegens. Protein-coding genes within it:
- the yacG gene encoding DNA gyrase inhibitor YacG produces the protein MTLTVECPTCKAPVSWDTNFPDRPFCSPRCRLIDLGAWAAEEHVINGTDDQEDELFSEDFPKQ
- the coaE gene encoding dephospho-CoA kinase (Dephospho-CoA kinase (CoaE) performs the final step in coenzyme A biosynthesis.), whose amino-acid sequence is MTETHPALPFIIGLTGGIGSGKSAAADRFAQAHGIHVVDADHKSRVVVEPGRPALHRIVDRFGQHVLDNSGALNRAELRRLVFADPAERKWLEQLLHPLIRDEIAADLAASKSAYALLVSPLLVESTQRNLVRRILVIDAPEAIQISRTMQRDQVPEAQVKAIMQAQAEREERLRHAHDVIVNDRDLAALHAQVDTLHRHYLTLAQGAST
- a CDS encoding HDOD domain-containing protein, whose translation is MTDLAQRVQDELLELLKKDQLVLPTLPEVALRVREAAEDPDVSIPHLVKEISTDAALSARLIKVVNSPLLRTRNEITDLSMAVSRLGITYTANLATGLAMQQMFQATSELIDQKMRAVWNRSIEVAGISHVLCRHYTKLKPDQATLAGLVHQIGVLPILSYAEEHDELLADPQTLDSIIDSIHATIGDRILEAWDFPAPLRHIPTLHLDFYRSAPEIDYADIVQVALLQSLSGSDHPLASMDWSEVPAFAKLGLETDQEEEDEDLSAEMEAAMKLLG
- the ygfZ gene encoding CAF17-like 4Fe-4S cluster assembly/insertion protein YgfZ, which codes for MSDEIENSPALHSRLTCTDELALPATAVSLLAREAVLQVKGPDSERFMQGQLTCDVKQLPARLSTLGARCNPKGRMQSSFRLLHDSADGYLLSLDKALVPAQLADLNKYAAFFKAEINDVSADWLRLALWGDQITPALAALNLAWPEADNEISRQSGGLVIRLAAAAAELWLPRDHAADQINCLLEHAEPAHLNQWLLYQVRAGVGWVSGPTFEHFIPQMLNLQALGGVSFKKGCYTGQEIVARMQYLGKLKRRMFRLLLTGTHCPPPAAEIVDRSSGRSVGEVVMAARSEKMVEILAVVQTDAAQSGELSLADCDGPLLTLADLPYKLESEARPA
- a CDS encoding FAD assembly factor SdhE, producing MSADDIELKRLFWHSRRGMLELDVLLVPFLQEAYSALAKEDQARYRQLLECEDQDMFGWFMQRSEPEDPDLKRIVRIILDRVQPD